Proteins encoded within one genomic window of Lysinibacillus sphaericus:
- a CDS encoding 3-oxoacyl-ACP synthase, whose protein sequence is MTVGIVSTGIYMPKRKMTATEIAARSMIPEHIIRHKLGIHEKPIPDEQDHTVQMGIWAAQEAIQKAGIEPKTIDVVMYIGEEHKEYPLWTASIKMQEELGAVNAWAFDVQLRCGTTIMALKLAKSLMESDDSIHTVLLAGGYRNVDFIDYRNPRTRFMYNLGAGGGAIVLQKNYKHNHLLEADIMTDGSFSEDVVVPVGGTKKPLTPEDLANNLYQLDVLDPVGMKERLEQKSLNNFLKVIRTSLAKSGLKEEHIRYIAMLHMKRSAHAYILSELGLKEEQSIYLQDYGHIGQIDQILSLQLALEQKRIVDGDIVTLVSAGIGYVWGAITIRWG, encoded by the coding sequence ATGACTGTAGGTATTGTCAGTACAGGAATCTATATGCCCAAAAGGAAAATGACCGCAACCGAAATTGCAGCACGTTCGATGATTCCTGAGCACATTATTCGACATAAATTGGGTATACACGAAAAACCAATTCCTGATGAACAGGATCATACGGTGCAAATGGGCATTTGGGCTGCACAAGAGGCTATACAAAAAGCAGGGATTGAACCTAAAACAATTGATGTCGTGATGTATATAGGGGAAGAACATAAGGAATATCCACTTTGGACGGCTTCCATCAAAATGCAAGAAGAGCTTGGTGCCGTCAATGCTTGGGCATTCGATGTGCAGTTACGCTGTGGGACGACGATTATGGCACTAAAGTTAGCGAAAAGCTTAATGGAATCTGATGACAGCATTCACACCGTGTTACTTGCAGGAGGATATCGAAATGTTGATTTTATCGATTATCGCAATCCGAGAACACGCTTTATGTATAATTTGGGCGCTGGCGGGGGTGCTATTGTTTTACAAAAAAATTACAAGCACAACCATTTATTAGAGGCGGATATTATGACAGATGGTTCTTTTTCAGAGGATGTTGTTGTCCCCGTTGGAGGCACTAAAAAGCCTCTGACACCAGAAGATTTAGCGAATAACTTGTACCAATTAGATGTTTTAGATCCAGTCGGTATGAAAGAACGGCTTGAGCAAAAATCTTTAAATAATTTTTTAAAGGTCATTCGTACATCTTTAGCGAAAAGTGGATTAAAAGAAGAACATATTCGCTACATCGCCATGCTTCATATGAAGCGCTCTGCGCACGCATATATCCTATCAGAACTTGGTTTGAAAGAGGAACAATCCATTTATCTTCAAGACTATGGTCATATTGGACAAATTGATCAAATATTATCATTACAGCTTGCGTTAGAGCAAAAGCGTATTGTGGATGGGGACATTGTCACGCTTGTTAGTGCGGGTATCGGCTATGTATGGGGAGCTATAACAATTCGCTGGGGATAG
- a CDS encoding GerAB/ArcD/ProY family transporter, giving the protein MEKQLLSARQFTIITLLHSIGTAILIVPASITKQLHQDAWIGATIGVLLSFLIVKLYTSLGTQTPHLTFVEANGKILGKFFGTLTSLGFITLAFFSASELLYFIGIFMQTEVMPETPTLSFAVLFTIILVFASFLGIEVFARSAEILFPIFLFIFIVFLVCISPQINIENIQPIFETKTTSLITGILKFMSIFSFPLVMLLMIFPSAVNIPKAAQKGFYFGTLCGGIVLIIIIALSTLVIGPTNTSIESFPSYALAQRISIGNFFQRVEIVMAVMWIISIYIRTFLYFYASVIGIAQILNIKDPRPLILPLGMCMIALSQIVHPNIVHSNNYNQKIWPLYSGLFTVLLALLLLVIAKMRKIKSKTAGDCSNQQTDQSTLNSSERT; this is encoded by the coding sequence ATGGAAAAACAATTACTTAGTGCCAGACAATTTACAATCATTACCCTTCTCCATTCTATTGGGACGGCCATATTAATTGTGCCAGCGAGCATTACAAAGCAGCTTCATCAAGATGCATGGATTGGCGCAACTATTGGCGTCTTATTAAGCTTTTTAATTGTAAAATTGTATACAAGCCTTGGAACTCAAACACCGCACCTTACGTTTGTCGAAGCAAATGGAAAAATTTTAGGTAAATTTTTTGGAACTTTGACCTCTCTAGGGTTTATCACTCTCGCATTTTTTTCGGCTAGTGAATTGTTATATTTTATTGGCATCTTTATGCAAACAGAAGTAATGCCCGAGACACCTACTTTGTCCTTTGCTGTATTATTTACCATTATTCTTGTTTTTGCATCGTTTCTAGGCATTGAAGTGTTTGCACGGTCAGCAGAAATCCTATTTCCTATATTTCTATTTATATTTATTGTATTTCTTGTTTGTATTTCGCCTCAAATTAATATTGAAAATATCCAACCTATTTTTGAAACAAAGACAACATCTTTAATAACCGGTATTCTTAAATTTATGAGTATTTTTTCATTCCCGCTCGTTATGTTACTTATGATTTTCCCTTCTGCTGTCAATATACCGAAAGCAGCACAAAAAGGATTTTATTTCGGCACGCTCTGCGGAGGAATTGTATTAATTATCATTATCGCCCTCTCAACACTCGTAATTGGTCCAACGAATACTTCCATTGAGTCATTTCCTAGCTATGCACTGGCTCAACGGATTTCTATAGGCAATTTCTTTCAACGTGTTGAAATTGTTATGGCTGTCATGTGGATTATCTCCATCTATATTCGAACTTTTCTCTATTTTTATGCTTCTGTAATAGGTATAGCACAAATCCTAAATATTAAAGATCCACGACCATTAATTTTGCCATTAGGAATGTGCATGATTGCGTTGTCTCAAATTGTTCATCCTAATATTGTGCATTCTAATAATTATAATCAAAAAATTTGGCCGCTATATTCAGGCTTATTCACTGTCTTGTTAGCCCTCTTATTACTTGTCATTGCAAAAATGCGAAAGATAAAAAGCAAAACAGCCGGTGATTGTTCAAATCAACAAACTGACCAAAGTACATTGAACTCAAGTGAAAGAACATAA
- the phaZ gene encoding intracellular short-chain-length polyhydroxyalkanoate depolymerase, with translation MLQKVQLKNGETMAYRKRDGGNQTLLCIHGNMTSSKHWDVLLVSLDTNYTIYAIDLRGFGGSSYHQPIHAIQDFSDDVKLFVDAIDLDHFDMIGWSTGGAVCMQFVANYPGYCQRLILLASASTRGYPFYSDFGTGNPAAFKRAATYQEVLMDTSKTKTVQGFYDTKNSQGLKSIWDTFIYTHRQPDPEHYDAYVADMLTQRNLAEVYHALNTFNLSAVDNEVAKGTNEVQQLNIPILVLRGDRDLVITEQMNEETMGDLAKHAQFVSLKNCGHSPLIDDLQQLLFEIETFLQFGGKINALKQ, from the coding sequence ATGTTACAAAAGGTTCAACTAAAAAATGGGGAAACAATGGCTTATCGTAAGCGGGATGGAGGTAATCAAACGTTATTGTGTATTCATGGGAATATGACCTCCTCCAAACATTGGGATGTGCTGTTGGTATCTCTAGATACAAACTACACGATTTATGCCATTGATTTAAGAGGTTTTGGAGGTTCATCTTATCATCAACCTATTCACGCAATTCAAGATTTTAGTGATGATGTCAAACTATTTGTGGATGCCATTGACTTAGACCATTTTGACATGATTGGCTGGTCCACAGGCGGAGCAGTATGCATGCAGTTTGTTGCAAATTATCCGGGTTATTGTCAACGGCTGATTTTATTAGCTTCCGCTTCGACAAGGGGGTATCCATTTTATAGTGATTTCGGTACGGGCAATCCAGCCGCATTCAAAAGAGCTGCCACGTATCAAGAAGTACTGATGGATACGTCGAAAACAAAGACGGTACAAGGTTTCTACGATACAAAAAATAGCCAAGGTTTAAAGTCGATTTGGGATACATTCATTTATACCCATCGTCAGCCCGACCCTGAACACTATGATGCCTATGTAGCCGATATGCTCACACAAAGAAATTTAGCCGAAGTTTACCACGCGTTAAATACTTTTAATTTAAGTGCAGTAGATAATGAAGTGGCGAAAGGGACGAATGAAGTACAACAACTAAACATTCCGATTTTAGTGTTAAGAGGAGACCGTGACTTAGTGATTACGGAGCAAATGAATGAGGAAACAATGGGCGATTTAGCAAAGCATGCACAATTTGTTAGTTTAAAAAATTGTGGGCATTCTCCGCTAATCGATGATTTACAACAACTGCTATTTGAAATTGAAACATTTTTACAATTTGGAGGGAAAATCAATGCGCTTAAACAATAA
- a CDS encoding nucleotide excision repair endonuclease, which translates to MIKIELPKPDLVIRQREQVLKPGDVEITPFHGFIDFHKITREKGGIFLFYNEKNELLFVGKARKIRQRIKKHFEDNVSPMKKYRDEIFKIEVYEIDDPMEREIYETYAINTFRAKYNLDKVFY; encoded by the coding sequence TTGATTAAAATTGAACTCCCAAAACCAGACTTAGTAATTCGTCAACGTGAGCAAGTATTAAAACCAGGGGATGTAGAAATTACGCCTTTCCACGGTTTTATTGATTTCCATAAAATCACTCGCGAAAAAGGTGGCATTTTCTTATTTTATAATGAAAAAAATGAGCTATTATTTGTAGGGAAAGCACGTAAAATTCGCCAACGTATTAAAAAGCATTTTGAAGATAATGTATCACCAATGAAAAAATACCGTGATGAAATTTTCAAAATCGAAGTGTATGAAATTGATGATCCAATGGAACGTGAAATTTACGAAACATATGCGATTAACACATTCCGTGCAAAATATAATCTAGATAAAGTATTTTATTAA
- the metA gene encoding homoserine O-acetyltransferase MetA — protein MPINIPKNLPAGEHLREEKIFVMEEDRAKTQQIRPLNILIFNLMPEKEKTELQLLRLLGNTPLQVNITFLNTATHESKNVSKSHLQLFYSTFNEIRHRRFDGMIITGAPVEKMAFEEVNYWEEISEIMDWSAKNVTSVLHICWGAQAALYHHYGIGKFELPEKCSGVYSHVITDLTVDLVRGFSDLFTAPHSRYTSVSIEEVRNHPELRLLSYSEDAGVFIVQSKDNKNIMITGHLEYDATTLADEYSRDVAKGIDIAVPVNYFPNDDPAKEPINTWRAHTHLLFSNWLNYYVYQETPYEWDFVDEIEYHI, from the coding sequence ATGCCAATTAATATTCCGAAAAACTTACCAGCTGGAGAACATTTACGTGAGGAAAAAATATTCGTCATGGAAGAAGATCGTGCCAAAACACAACAAATTCGTCCGTTAAATATTTTAATATTTAATTTAATGCCGGAAAAAGAGAAAACAGAATTACAATTACTTCGATTGCTTGGAAATACGCCATTACAAGTCAATATAACATTTTTAAATACGGCAACACACGAGTCTAAAAATGTTAGTAAATCGCATTTACAACTCTTTTATTCAACATTTAACGAGATACGTCATCGTCGCTTTGACGGGATGATTATTACGGGTGCACCAGTGGAAAAAATGGCATTTGAAGAAGTGAATTATTGGGAAGAAATCTCAGAGATAATGGATTGGTCTGCTAAAAATGTCACATCTGTCTTGCATATCTGTTGGGGTGCACAGGCTGCCTTATATCATCACTATGGCATCGGAAAATTTGAATTACCAGAAAAGTGTTCGGGTGTATATTCACATGTGATTACGGATTTAACGGTCGATTTAGTAAGAGGATTTAGTGATTTATTTACAGCACCACATTCGCGGTATACTTCTGTTTCAATCGAAGAAGTACGCAATCATCCGGAATTACGTTTACTATCGTATTCAGAAGATGCAGGCGTTTTTATTGTCCAATCAAAAGATAATAAAAATATTATGATTACTGGGCACTTAGAATACGATGCGACAACACTAGCCGATGAATATAGTCGCGATGTGGCAAAAGGAATCGACATTGCAGTGCCTGTTAACTATTTCCCGAATGATGACCCAGCTAAAGAACCTATTAATACATGGCGAGCACATACCCATTTATTATTCTCCAATTGGCTAAACTACTATGTTTATCAAGAAACGCCGTATGAATGGGATTTTGTTGATGAAATTGAATACCATATCTAA
- a CDS encoding YhdT family protein, whose amino-acid sequence MKDQRFKIAHREALIGIGLVFVNFAIWYGFAYGLGSGDPTAYSYVLGFPAWFFYSCIAGTGFMIVLIWLVLKLFFKEVPFDDGEVDE is encoded by the coding sequence TTGAAAGATCAACGCTTTAAAATTGCGCATCGTGAGGCGCTTATTGGCATTGGGCTTGTATTTGTCAACTTTGCGATTTGGTACGGCTTTGCCTATGGTCTAGGTTCGGGAGATCCAACAGCATATTCGTATGTATTGGGTTTCCCAGCTTGGTTTTTCTATAGTTGTATCGCTGGAACAGGTTTTATGATTGTATTAATCTGGCTCGTCTTAAAGCTCTTTTTTAAAGAGGTACCATTTGATGACGGGGAGGTGGATGAATAA
- a CDS encoding branched-chain amino acid ABC transporter permease: MMKKLTWKHLSFVLMLAILVLLPFVNDSRTLIILLTQIFIFGILAMSYDILLGYTGIVSFGHAMFFGIGAYTTAVMLKQVDTTLSIFLLSIVVGMFLAGIVSFVVGLLTLRLKSHFFAMLTLAFSGLFLVVAEKWRSITYGNDGFTFRAPEMFKDRITFYFFVLACLVVVFITLYRFVQSPTGRILIAVRENEQRTKSLGFQTLHYKVIASIIAGTVASLAGSLYALSLRFVNTSVMTMDITLDALLMTIIGGVGTLVGPLLGAAVIEYAQHTLSGMARDYPIFERWIIFFGILYILAVIFFPKGIIGSIRFMIWNWRRKLKAKRKTPPALSHEKEGFE, from the coding sequence ATGATGAAAAAGCTGACGTGGAAGCATCTTAGTTTTGTTCTTATGTTAGCAATCCTCGTACTTCTGCCATTCGTCAATGATTCAAGGACATTGATTATCTTATTAACGCAAATTTTTATCTTTGGTATTTTAGCAATGAGCTATGATATTTTGCTTGGCTATACAGGGATAGTATCGTTTGGGCACGCCATGTTCTTTGGAATAGGTGCTTATACAACAGCAGTCATGCTGAAGCAAGTCGATACGACACTTTCTATCTTTTTATTGTCCATTGTTGTAGGGATGTTTTTAGCAGGCATTGTTAGTTTTGTTGTTGGATTACTAACTTTGCGTTTAAAAAGTCACTTTTTTGCGATGCTCACACTCGCTTTTTCTGGATTGTTTTTAGTTGTTGCTGAAAAATGGCGTTCCATTACATATGGCAATGACGGGTTTACATTTAGAGCACCAGAAATGTTTAAAGATCGTATAACCTTTTATTTCTTTGTACTCGCATGTTTAGTAGTTGTTTTTATTACGCTCTATCGCTTCGTACAGTCACCAACCGGGCGTATTTTAATCGCGGTGCGCGAAAATGAGCAAAGAACAAAATCATTAGGATTTCAGACCTTACATTATAAAGTAATCGCATCAATTATAGCTGGGACGGTAGCTAGCTTAGCGGGTTCACTTTATGCGCTGTCATTACGATTTGTTAATACAAGTGTTATGACGATGGACATCACGCTAGATGCATTATTAATGACGATTATTGGAGGCGTCGGTACATTAGTTGGACCATTGCTTGGTGCTGCCGTGATTGAGTATGCACAACATACACTTTCAGGCATGGCGAGAGATTATCCAATTTTTGAACGTTGGATTATTTTCTTTGGCATTCTCTATATTTTAGCCGTCATCTTTTTCCCAAAAGGGATTATAGGCTCCATCCGTTTTATGATTTGGAATTGGAGAAGGAAGCTTAAAGCAAAAAGGAAAACACCACCTGCCCTGTCACATGAAAAGGAGGGGTTTGAATGA
- a CDS encoding class I adenylate-forming enzyme family protein, giving the protein MFAEQAWILNRASLTPNRPALVNLETNEQWTYRQLTLEIAKWSHFFEVQGLQSGSRVAVFSRNNSHLFAILFACGLRGLIYVPLNWRLSAEELNEIVADATPSLLLYDQGIPCPLQLAMMYPIQQVLPSATIASSIELDLNEPWLMIYTGGTTGKAKGVVLSFNSVNWNAINTIISWGLCEDDCTLNYMPMFHTGGLNALSIPLLMAGGTVVIGDKFEAETALKAINFYKTTISLFVPTMYQAMITTNYFHKSSFPTVKVFLSGGAPCPLPIYDAFFKKGLFFKEGYGLTEAGPNNFYISREEAYVKKGAVGKSMQFNEAKIINQAGESCAAHEVGELFVRGKHMFRFYWNNQQETDNTIRDGWLRTGDLATMDEEGYFYIVGRRKDMIISGGENVYPQEVEQCILRHQLVKEAAVIGAPDNYWGEVVTAFIVCHHKSDTLVDEVENLCRSYLGHYKIPKKIIMIDELPKTIVGKIDKKALQLQLKSS; this is encoded by the coding sequence ATGTTTGCAGAGCAAGCTTGGATTTTAAATCGTGCATCTTTAACACCGAATCGGCCAGCATTAGTGAACTTAGAAACAAATGAACAATGGACTTATCGGCAATTAACACTTGAAATCGCCAAATGGAGCCATTTTTTTGAAGTTCAAGGATTACAATCAGGTAGCCGAGTAGCGGTTTTTTCTCGAAATAATAGTCACTTATTTGCTATATTATTTGCTTGTGGATTACGGGGTCTGATTTATGTTCCTTTAAACTGGCGCTTAAGTGCAGAGGAGTTAAATGAAATTGTTGCGGATGCTACACCTTCTTTACTTTTATATGACCAAGGAATACCATGCCCTTTACAACTTGCAATGATGTACCCTATTCAACAAGTTCTGCCGTCAGCGACTATTGCGAGCTCAATAGAACTGGATTTAAATGAACCTTGGCTAATGATTTATACAGGTGGCACAACTGGCAAAGCAAAGGGGGTAGTGTTGTCTTTCAATTCTGTAAATTGGAATGCAATTAATACAATTATTAGTTGGGGGTTATGTGAAGACGATTGTACGTTAAACTATATGCCCATGTTTCATACGGGTGGGCTTAACGCACTATCCATTCCATTGTTAATGGCGGGTGGGACGGTTGTTATCGGTGATAAGTTTGAAGCGGAAACAGCACTCAAAGCAATTAATTTCTATAAGACAACGATTTCGCTTTTTGTCCCAACGATGTATCAAGCGATGATAACGACAAACTATTTTCACAAAAGTAGTTTTCCCACTGTAAAAGTGTTTTTATCTGGCGGCGCACCGTGCCCTCTTCCGATATATGATGCATTTTTTAAAAAGGGACTTTTTTTTAAAGAAGGTTATGGCTTAACAGAGGCTGGACCGAACAATTTTTATATCTCACGTGAAGAAGCCTATGTCAAAAAGGGGGCAGTGGGTAAAAGTATGCAATTTAATGAGGCGAAAATTATCAATCAAGCGGGTGAAAGCTGCGCTGCCCATGAAGTAGGCGAACTGTTCGTTAGAGGCAAGCATATGTTTCGATTTTATTGGAATAATCAGCAGGAAACCGACAATACGATACGAGATGGCTGGTTAAGGACTGGTGATTTAGCGACAATGGATGAAGAAGGGTATTTTTATATCGTCGGTCGTAGGAAAGACATGATTATTAGTGGTGGGGAGAACGTCTATCCGCAAGAAGTGGAGCAATGCATACTTCGTCATCAGCTCGTAAAAGAAGCGGCAGTCATTGGAGCACCAGATAATTATTGGGGCGAAGTTGTCACAGCATTTATTGTCTGCCATCATAAGTCAGATACGTTAGTAGACGAAGTAGAAAACCTGTGTCGAAGCTATTTAGGTCACTATAAAATCCCGAAAAAAATTATTATGATTGATGAATTACCAAAAACGATTGTTGGGAAAATTGATAAAAAAGCACTTCAATTGCAATTAAAAAGCTCTTGA
- a CDS encoding branched-chain amino acid ABC transporter permease, translating to MELIVNLVINGLATGMLIFLLAAGLTLIFGLMDVLNFAHGGLFVWGAYAGIFTYMYTESFLIGIIGALVAGGILGLLTEKFIITPVYGNHIQQILITLGLMLVLQEMIKVVFGPNGVSVKTPSYLAGSWEFGDVIIIKYRLFIIVVGFVIFGIFQYMLKRTKIGLIVRAGVQDKEMAQALGIHIKQVFLYVFMVGATLAALSGMLMAPYSGVIYAEMGMEYAILGFIVVVIGGMGSFSGSLLAAILVGLAGSFMAYYVPVLSLAVNMILMAIVLIFRPQGLFTIGKERSP from the coding sequence TTGGAGCTAATTGTAAATTTGGTTATTAACGGGCTGGCTACAGGCATGTTAATCTTTTTGCTTGCAGCAGGGCTGACATTAATTTTTGGGCTAATGGATGTTTTGAATTTTGCACATGGTGGATTATTTGTCTGGGGTGCCTATGCAGGGATATTTACGTATATGTACACAGAAAGTTTCTTAATTGGCATTATTGGAGCGCTTGTTGCAGGTGGCATTTTAGGTTTATTAACAGAAAAGTTTATTATTACACCAGTATATGGTAATCATATTCAACAAATATTAATCACTTTAGGGTTAATGCTTGTATTACAAGAGATGATTAAGGTTGTGTTTGGCCCAAATGGTGTGTCCGTGAAAACACCCAGCTATTTAGCAGGGAGTTGGGAATTTGGCGATGTCATTATAATTAAATATCGATTATTTATTATTGTAGTAGGTTTTGTGATTTTCGGGATTTTCCAATACATGCTGAAGCGAACAAAGATTGGGCTAATTGTTCGAGCGGGTGTACAGGATAAAGAAATGGCGCAAGCACTTGGTATTCATATTAAACAAGTATTCTTATATGTCTTTATGGTAGGTGCTACTTTAGCCGCATTGAGCGGTATGTTAATGGCACCATATTCGGGTGTTATTTATGCCGAGATGGGGATGGAATATGCAATATTAGGCTTTATCGTTGTTGTGATAGGTGGCATGGGAAGTTTTTCAGGCTCGCTGCTCGCTGCAATTTTAGTAGGGCTTGCTGGTAGTTTTATGGCTTATTATGTACCGGTGTTATCACTTGCTGTCAATATGATCCTCATGGCCATCGTGCTAATTTTCCGACCACAAGGCTTATTTACAATCGGGAAGGAGCGATCGCCATGA
- the panF gene encoding sodium/pantothenate symporter has protein sequence MHWQVIFPLLVFLIIIFGIGIWANKHVRSSNSFLQEYFLGGREMGGFILAMTMIATYGSASSFIGGPGVAYNKGLGWVLLAMAQLPAGYFVLMILGKKFAIIARRYQAITLIDFLRERYKSHVIVILSAISIIVFLFSAMMAQWVGGARLIESLTGLDYTAALFIFAVSVLIYVIIGGFRAVALTDTVQGSIMVIGTVILLIGTIVAGGGIDQIMTSLVAENPNLVSPFGAEGELTPLYVSTFWILIGIGVVGLPQIAVRAMSYKDSKSMHLAIIIGTIAIGTIMFGMHLIGVLARPVIPGIEIGDKVMPLLTLKVLPPFLAGIVLAAPMAATMSTVNALLMLVSSTVVKDIYLNYIKPTANDREIKRASFVVTTVIGLAVVVFALNPPDLLVWLNLFAFGGLEAVFIWSVVLGLYWKKANKYGAIASMITGMTLYIMIDRFYPTIFGMHTVTIPIVASLIIFVIVSWLTAHKFKDEKLFI, from the coding sequence ATGCATTGGCAAGTTATTTTTCCGCTTCTTGTTTTTTTAATTATTATTTTTGGGATTGGCATATGGGCGAATAAGCATGTTCGTTCATCGAATTCATTTTTACAGGAATATTTTCTTGGCGGTCGTGAAATGGGCGGCTTTATCCTAGCAATGACGATGATTGCCACGTATGGTAGTGCAAGCAGCTTTATCGGTGGACCGGGTGTTGCTTATAATAAAGGGCTTGGATGGGTCTTGTTAGCGATGGCTCAACTGCCAGCAGGCTATTTTGTACTGATGATACTAGGCAAGAAATTTGCCATTATTGCTCGCCGCTATCAAGCGATTACATTAATTGATTTTTTACGTGAACGCTACAAAAGCCATGTCATCGTTATATTGTCAGCGATTAGTATTATTGTCTTTTTATTTTCTGCGATGATGGCACAATGGGTCGGGGGCGCGCGCTTAATTGAATCATTAACAGGTCTTGACTATACAGCAGCACTCTTTATTTTTGCTGTTTCAGTATTAATTTATGTGATTATCGGAGGATTCCGTGCTGTAGCGTTAACGGATACGGTTCAAGGTTCCATTATGGTGATTGGTACTGTAATTTTACTGATTGGGACAATCGTTGCTGGTGGTGGCATCGATCAAATTATGACGTCCCTTGTTGCGGAAAATCCAAACCTAGTGTCACCATTTGGTGCTGAAGGGGAACTGACACCATTGTACGTCTCAACATTTTGGATTTTAATCGGCATTGGTGTGGTAGGGCTTCCTCAAATAGCAGTCCGCGCCATGAGCTATAAAGATTCCAAAAGCATGCATTTAGCGATTATTATTGGCACAATTGCTATTGGGACAATTATGTTCGGGATGCACTTGATTGGTGTATTAGCCCGTCCAGTAATTCCTGGCATTGAAATTGGTGATAAGGTAATGCCGTTGCTTACGTTAAAAGTGCTGCCGCCGTTTTTAGCGGGCATTGTGTTAGCAGCACCGATGGCAGCGACGATGTCTACCGTGAATGCGTTGCTGATGCTAGTTAGTTCAACAGTGGTAAAGGATATTTATTTGAACTATATCAAGCCCACTGCCAATGATCGAGAAATCAAGCGTGCTAGCTTCGTGGTAACAACGGTGATTGGTTTAGCAGTCGTTGTATTTGCGTTAAATCCGCCAGATTTACTTGTTTGGCTCAATTTATTTGCATTTGGTGGCTTAGAGGCTGTCTTTATTTGGTCAGTTGTGCTAGGGTTGTATTGGAAAAAAGCCAATAAATACGGGGCGATTGCGTCCATGATTACGGGCATGACGTTATATATTATGATTGATCGCTTTTATCCGACGATTTTTGGTATGCATACGGTGACCATCCCGATAGTAGCTTCATTGATTATCTTTGTTATCGTCAGTTGGCTAACAGCTCATAAATTTAAAGATGAAAAACTATTTATCTAA
- the fabG gene encoding 3-oxoacyl-ACP reductase FabG codes for MRLNNKVAIITGAANGIGFAAAERFIEEGAVVYLADFDDNAGKMAANQLGEKAIFVQVNVADRECVKKLVTTVIEQAGRIDILVNNAGITRDAMLSKMTEDQFQQVLDVNLSGVFHCTQEVSVHMIAAGYGKIINTSSVSGVYGNVGQTNYAASKAAIVGMTKTWAKELGRKGINVNAVAPGFTETEMVKKMPETVLEKMRAIVPLQRLGTPRDIANAYLFLASEEASYVHGHTLHVDGAIMM; via the coding sequence ATGCGCTTAAACAATAAAGTAGCCATTATTACAGGGGCGGCAAACGGGATAGGATTTGCTGCAGCAGAACGATTCATAGAAGAAGGAGCCGTTGTATATCTTGCGGATTTTGATGACAACGCGGGAAAAATGGCAGCCAATCAACTAGGTGAAAAAGCTATATTCGTGCAGGTTAACGTAGCAGATAGAGAGTGTGTGAAAAAGCTTGTGACAACTGTGATCGAGCAAGCTGGTCGCATTGATATTTTAGTAAATAATGCAGGAATAACACGCGATGCCATGTTGTCAAAAATGACAGAAGACCAATTTCAACAAGTACTTGATGTCAACTTGTCAGGAGTTTTCCACTGCACGCAAGAAGTTAGTGTTCATATGATAGCTGCTGGATACGGAAAAATTATTAATACCTCCTCGGTAAGTGGTGTATATGGAAATGTAGGGCAAACAAATTATGCTGCTTCAAAGGCGGCGATTGTAGGTATGACAAAAACATGGGCAAAAGAGTTAGGGCGTAAAGGCATCAATGTAAATGCGGTGGCACCTGGATTTACAGAAACTGAAATGGTCAAAAAGATGCCTGAAACGGTACTGGAAAAAATGCGTGCAATCGTGCCACTTCAACGATTAGGTACACCTAGGGATATTGCTAATGCTTATTTATTTTTAGCATCTGAAGAGGCTTCCTATGTCCACGGTCATACACTCCATGTGGATGGCGCTATTATGATGTGA